One segment of Treponema pectinovorum DNA contains the following:
- a CDS encoding FtsX-like permease family protein, whose translation MKTINSFFSQLKWIFFVSRRFSKVDRKGRSKVNSMLSSLGICFGVMTLIAVISVMNGFQMSFIDSIIEVSSYHVRISGVEKNNEASFEEFLKAMPEIKTFFPFYEAQTLMVSKNGTQAAALIRAIPFDIMERDDGFKKEAKIWSGTFNLEDEDSIILGTDLARRLGIRTSSKVNLFALSGGNDVKLLSSDRIFKVNGLFRTGYADINSSYAFISLKDGIKYLGDAKKIYALKLYDSSSDERVVSILKKKFPDLQIESWKSYNRSFFTTLKIEKNLLFLLVFIIFVVVAVNIFNAMRRMVYERREEISVFAALGGTKKDIQSIFIMQGFITGIKGALPGLAFGLLLSIKMPIVFMIMSKIVYFFQLFATSLISPLNAQYIRENPMYMIYANIPPRVLAGEVLLITVFGIFSALLASWVASKAILKLTVSEVMRDE comes from the coding sequence TTGAAAACGATTAACAGTTTTTTTTCTCAACTTAAATGGATTTTTTTTGTTTCCAGAAGATTCAGCAAGGTTGACCGCAAAGGTCGTTCCAAAGTCAATTCAATGCTTTCTTCGCTTGGAATATGTTTTGGTGTTATGACTTTGATAGCCGTGATTTCTGTTATGAACGGTTTTCAGATGAGTTTTATAGATTCCATAATCGAAGTAAGTTCCTATCATGTAAGGATTTCTGGAGTGGAGAAAAATAACGAAGCGTCGTTTGAAGAATTCCTAAAAGCGATGCCAGAAATAAAAACTTTTTTCCCTTTTTATGAAGCGCAGACCCTTATGGTTTCAAAAAATGGAACTCAGGCAGCGGCTTTGATAAGGGCAATCCCGTTTGACATAATGGAAAGGGATGATGGTTTTAAAAAAGAAGCAAAAATCTGGTCAGGCACTTTTAATTTAGAGGATGAAGATTCAATAATTCTCGGAACAGACCTTGCACGCCGACTTGGAATTCGAACTTCGAGCAAAGTGAATCTTTTCGCTCTTTCTGGCGGAAACGACGTAAAACTTTTATCGAGCGATAGAATTTTTAAAGTGAACGGTTTATTCAGGACAGGATACGCAGATATAAATTCTTCTTATGCTTTTATAAGTCTAAAAGATGGCATAAAATACTTGGGAGATGCAAAAAAAATATATGCTTTAAAACTTTACGATAGTTCTTCTGACGAAAGAGTTGTAAGCATATTAAAGAAAAAATTTCCAGATTTGCAGATAGAATCTTGGAAAAGTTATAATCGCTCATTTTTTACAACTTTAAAAATAGAAAAGAATTTGCTATTTCTCTTGGTTTTTATAATTTTTGTCGTTGTTGCTGTAAATATTTTTAATGCAATGCGGAGAATGGTTTACGAAAGACGAGAAGAAATTTCTGTCTTTGCAGCCTTGGGTGGAACAAAAAAAGACATACAATCAATTTTTATAATGCAAGGTTTTATCACTGGAATAAAAGGCGCTCTGCCGGGGCTTGCATTTGGTTTACTTTTGAGCATAAAAATGCCTATAGTTTTTATGATAATGTCTAAAATTGTATACTTTTTTCAACTTTTTGCGACTAGTCTTATTTCGCCATTGAATGCACAGTATATTCGCGAAAATCCAATGTATATGATTTATGCAAATATTCCGCCGAGAGTTTTGGCGGGAGAGGTTCTTTTAATAACCGTGTTTGGAATTTTTTCTGCGTTGCTTGCCAGTTGGGTTGCCAGCAAGGCGATTTTAAAACTTACGGTTTCGGAGGTTATGCGAGATGAATGA
- the prfB gene encoding peptide chain release factor 2 (programmed frameshift) has translation MLEELKEPLQNLKNDIDSVWGRLDHDSIDKKIKEKEEISALPGFWDDTENAQKVMNELKYLKGRVEPWRELIAETKDLQTLYELAMEENDQKIEDEIRSQLEKSQKKFEELSILNLLSGEVDKNGCFLTIHSGAGGTEACDWAYMLSRMYLRWAERNGFKMETVDLQEDEGGIKSTTIQITGDYVYGKLKGEAGVHRLIRISPFDSNARRHTSFSSVFIFPILDDTIKVDIRPEDLRVDTYRSGGKGGQHVNKTDSAVRFTHIPTGIVVTCDSERSQLMNRATAMSILKAKLYQLYKEQKEKENAKFGAEKKEISWGNQIRTYVFQPYTMVKDHRTKHEEGNIQAVMDGDIDSFIDSFLQAQWKGFSSDEKDSDEEM, from the exons ATGCTTGAAGAATTAAAAGAGCCTTTGCAAAATTTAAAAAACGACATTGATTCTGTTTGGGGGCGTCTT GACCACGATTCAATCGATAAAAAGATAAAGGAAAAAGAAGAAATTTCTGCCTTGCCAGGTTTTTGGGATGATACAGAAAATGCCCAAAAAGTGATGAATGAATTAAAATACTTAAAAGGTCGGGTTGAACCTTGGCGGGAACTGATTGCAGAAACTAAAGATTTGCAAACTCTATATGAACTTGCAATGGAAGAAAACGACCAAAAAATCGAAGACGAAATAAGAAGTCAACTTGAAAAATCGCAAAAAAAATTTGAAGAACTTTCAATTTTGAATTTGCTTTCTGGGGAAGTAGACAAGAATGGTTGCTTCCTTACGATTCATTCTGGTGCTGGCGGAACAGAAGCTTGCGACTGGGCCTATATGCTCAGCAGAATGTATTTGCGGTGGGCAGAGAGAAATGGTTTTAAAATGGAAACCGTTGATTTGCAGGAAGACGAGGGCGGAATAAAATCTACTACGATTCAAATTACAGGCGACTATGTTTATGGCAAATTAAAGGGCGAAGCAGGAGTTCACCGACTCATAAGGATTTCGCCGTTTGACTCAAATGCAAGAAGGCACACTTCTTTTAGTTCTGTTTTTATATTTCCAATACTCGATGACACAATAAAAGTTGACATAAGACCAGAAGATTTGAGAGTTGACACATATCGTTCTGGCGGCAAAGGCGGTCAGCATGTAAATAAGACTGACTCTGCGGTTCGCTTTACTCATATTCCAACAGGAATTGTTGTAACTTGCGATTCAGAGCGCTCTCAACTTATGAACAGAGCAACTGCTATGAGTATTCTTAAAGCAAAACTGTATCAACTTTATAAAGAGCAAAAAGAAAAGGAAAACGCAAAGTTTGGTGCAGAAAAAAAAGAAATCTCTTGGGGAAATCAAATTAGAACTTACGTATTCCAGCCTTATACAATGGTAAAAGATCATCGCACAAAACACGAAGAAGGAAATATTCAAGCGGTTATGGACGGAGATATCGACAGTTTTATAGATTCTTTCTTGCAGGCGCAGTGGAAAGGTTTTTCATCTGATGAAAAAGATTCAGATGAGGAAATGTAA
- the ftsY gene encoding signal recognition particle-docking protein FtsY, with product MSKSSFAQKLKNLFSSSAIDFEFFDELTDILVEGDIGAKIAYSITEELKDFCKKKSISDEQSVVEELKKMLSSYVKTFDFEIDDSKTNIFLFLGVNGVGKTTTAAKVANQLKNQNKKVILAAADTFRAAAEEQLENHAQKIGIRIVCNKKGNDPSAVVFDAADAARAMSGAIVLADTAGRLHNKENLMRELQKIDRISLSKADEGCYKKILVIDGTTGQNAVRQAEIFNEAVGVDALVITKYDSTAKGGMIFSIGKELNIPVWFVCTGEKYQDIHLFNVEDYVKDFVGR from the coding sequence ATGTCAAAATCGAGTTTTGCTCAAAAATTAAAAAATTTATTTTCGTCTTCTGCAATAGATTTTGAATTCTTTGATGAATTGACCGACATTTTGGTCGAAGGCGATATTGGAGCGAAGATTGCGTATTCAATCACAGAAGAGTTAAAGGATTTTTGCAAAAAAAAATCGATAAGCGATGAACAAAGCGTTGTAGAAGAATTGAAAAAAATGCTTTCTTCTTATGTAAAAACTTTTGACTTTGAAATTGACGATTCTAAAACTAACATTTTTTTGTTTTTGGGCGTAAACGGCGTTGGCAAAACCACAACGGCTGCAAAGGTTGCAAATCAATTAAAAAATCAAAATAAGAAAGTTATTTTAGCGGCAGCAGATACTTTCAGAGCGGCTGCTGAGGAGCAATTGGAAAATCATGCTCAAAAAATAGGAATTCGAATAGTTTGTAACAAAAAAGGAAACGATCCTTCTGCTGTTGTTTTTGATGCAGCCGATGCGGCAAGAGCGATGTCTGGCGCTATAGTTTTGGCAGACACCGCAGGGCGATTGCACAATAAAGAAAACCTTATGCGAGAACTTCAAAAAATCGACAGAATTTCCCTTTCAAAAGCGGATGAGGGCTGCTACAAAAAAATTTTAGTTATCGACGGCACTACAGGACAAAACGCTGTTCGGCAGGCAGAAATCTTTAACGAAGCGGTTGGCGTGGATGCTCTGGTTATAACAAAATACGATTCTACAGCAAAAGGCGGAATGATATTTTCAATCGGAAAAGAGTTGAATATTCCAGTTTGGTTTGTCTGCACTGGAGAAAAATATCAGGATATCCACTTGTTCAATGTGGAAGATTATGTAAAAGATTTTGTCGGAAGATGA